The following proteins are encoded in a genomic region of Variovorax paradoxus:
- a CDS encoding HupE/UreJ family protein, translating into MRHNASKTLALLAMLLLPLAASAHTGADGGVHHGFTTGFLHPLTGADHLAAMVAVGLWSALAARRAWPDLLWAPLAFAAMLLAGALMGLAGVQLLAVEPMIAASLLVLGLLVATRIHLPAAAAMAVVGVFAVFHGVAHGHELAGEQGAALTLAGMVGATVLLHLAGIGLGWALRHANAWLPRVAGAAVVALGATLLSQAV; encoded by the coding sequence ATGCGCCACAACGCTTCCAAGACTCTTGCCCTCCTTGCCATGCTGCTGCTGCCGCTCGCGGCCAGCGCCCACACCGGCGCCGACGGCGGCGTGCACCACGGCTTCACCACCGGCTTTTTGCACCCGCTCACGGGTGCGGACCACCTCGCTGCGATGGTCGCAGTCGGCCTCTGGAGCGCGCTGGCCGCGCGCCGCGCCTGGCCCGATCTGCTGTGGGCGCCATTGGCGTTCGCGGCCATGCTGCTCGCGGGCGCGCTGATGGGGCTGGCGGGCGTGCAACTGCTGGCGGTCGAACCGATGATCGCGGCCTCGCTGCTGGTGCTGGGCCTGCTGGTCGCCACGCGCATCCACCTGCCGGCCGCGGCAGCCATGGCGGTGGTCGGCGTGTTCGCCGTCTTTCACGGCGTGGCGCACGGCCACGAGCTTGCGGGCGAACAGGGCGCGGCGTTGACGCTGGCCGGCATGGTCGGCGCCACGGTGCTGCTGCACCTCGCGGGCATCGGCCTCGGATGGGCGCTGCGCCATGCCAATGCCTGGCTGCCGCGCGTGGCGGGCGCCGCTGTGGTGGCGCTGGGTGCGACGCTGCTCTCGCAGGCCGTCTGA
- a CDS encoding urease subunit gamma, translated as MELTPREKDKLLIFTAALLAERRKARGLKLNYPEAVALISAAVMEGARDGKSVAALMSEGRTVLTRADVMDGIAEMIPDIQVEATFPDGTKLVTVHQPIV; from the coding sequence ATGGAACTGACCCCGCGCGAAAAAGACAAGCTGCTGATTTTCACCGCAGCGCTGCTGGCCGAACGCCGCAAGGCGCGGGGGCTGAAGCTCAACTACCCCGAAGCCGTCGCGCTGATCTCCGCCGCCGTCATGGAAGGTGCTCGCGACGGAAAGAGCGTTGCGGCGCTCATGAGCGAAGGCCGCACCGTGCTCACGCGCGCCGACGTGATGGACGGCATCGCCGAGATGATTCCGGACATCCAGGTGGAAGCCACTTTCCCGGACGGCACCAAGCTGGTCACCGTCCACCAACCCATCGTCTGA
- a CDS encoding hybrid sensor histidine kinase/response regulator → MHRNGVNPAETSTTPDDAPQRIVKVRRDYNSWVASETLEDYALRYTPQRFRKWSEWRVANTAFGAASFLILEAVGATLLVQYGFANAFWAIVATGLIIFLAGLPISVYAARYGVDMDLLTRGAGFGYIGSTLTSLIYASFTFIFFALEAAVMAYALELALGVPPVWGYLVCAMVVIPLVTHGVSAISRLQLWTQPLWLVMLVVPFVFVLVRDPGAFAGIVHYNGVKTGAKGFDLHLFGAALTVGIALITQMGEQADYLRFMPARTAVSARRWWAGVLAGGPGWVVLGVLKMLGGALLAYLAITHMVPVERAVDPNQMYLAAYEYVFPNYGWAVAATALFVVISQLKINVTNAYAGSLAWSNFFSRVAHSHPGRVVWVVFNALIAFMLMEMNVFEALGDVLGLFANIAIAWMMAVVADLVINKPLGLSPPGIEFKRAHLWDINPVGVGAMALASLLSITAHLGVFGPLAQAFSALIALGTALVVSPLIAWATGGKYYLARGSVAQGAVAFAPAEGPRAVRWARVENDVDERGADGSYQRLKVQHCVICEREYEGPDMAHCPAYQGAICSLCCTLDARCGDLCKPHASLSAQWSSALRWLLPRLSWRYLDTGLGHFLLLMLIIVPVLAVVFGVLYQQELRALGESALQLASRSELAEALAGVQRTSLRSGFLKAYMALLVIAGVVAWWLVLAHQSRKVAQEESNRQTHLLMREIELHRATDRALQSAKQTAEEAREVAEQAKLAAEQARRAADQANQAKSRYISAISHELRTPLNSILGYAQLMGEDQSVPPHRQQAVAVIKRGGEHLLSLIEGTLAIAHIEAGKLTLHARPMRFADTVRELADMFELQAAEKGLRFRFETAGTLPEVVRADEKRVCQILINLLGNAIKFTAAGEVTLRLSYAREFASVEIEDTGPGMTAEDIERIFEPFARGDAAASSTPGAGLGLTIAKMLTDLMGGEMKVRSTPGEGSLFRVRLFLPRVHEAVGASGRPAPVEQRARRGYEGPRRRLLVVDNEEADRDLLGHVLAPLGFDLRTAASGHDALDLIAAGLRPDAMFVDLAMPGIDGWETIRRARKLGLVDAQVAIVSANAFDKGLDNDVGIAPEDFFVKPVRHTELLDWLERRLGLQWTDAPARPVPPPATPRAVQAPSLSRLRALDEAVSLGYFRGIMNQLDEIDAEQPECTAWTETQRVLARQFQFEAMSRALAAAVSAA, encoded by the coding sequence ATGCACCGAAACGGTGTGAACCCTGCCGAGACTTCCACCACCCCCGACGACGCGCCGCAGCGCATCGTCAAGGTGCGGCGCGACTACAACAGCTGGGTGGCGAGCGAAACGCTCGAGGATTACGCGCTGCGCTATACGCCGCAGCGCTTTCGAAAATGGTCCGAATGGCGGGTGGCCAACACGGCATTCGGCGCGGCGTCGTTCCTTATATTGGAGGCGGTGGGCGCCACGCTGCTGGTGCAGTACGGCTTCGCCAATGCGTTCTGGGCCATCGTGGCCACGGGGCTCATCATCTTTCTGGCGGGCCTGCCGATCAGCGTGTATGCCGCCCGCTACGGCGTCGACATGGACCTGCTCACGCGCGGCGCGGGCTTCGGCTACATCGGCTCGACGCTCACCTCGCTCATCTACGCGTCGTTCACCTTCATCTTCTTCGCGCTCGAGGCGGCGGTGATGGCCTACGCGCTCGAACTCGCGCTCGGCGTGCCGCCGGTCTGGGGCTACTTGGTGTGCGCGATGGTGGTGATTCCGCTGGTGACCCATGGCGTGTCGGCCATCAGCCGGCTGCAGCTGTGGACACAGCCGCTCTGGCTCGTGATGCTGGTGGTGCCTTTCGTCTTCGTGCTGGTGCGCGATCCTGGTGCGTTTGCCGGCATCGTGCATTACAACGGTGTCAAGACGGGTGCCAAAGGTTTCGATCTGCACCTGTTTGGCGCGGCATTGACGGTCGGCATCGCGTTGATCACCCAAATGGGGGAGCAGGCCGATTACCTGCGCTTCATGCCCGCGCGCACGGCCGTGAGCGCCCGGCGCTGGTGGGCGGGTGTGCTGGCCGGCGGGCCGGGATGGGTGGTGTTGGGCGTGCTCAAGATGTTGGGCGGAGCGCTGCTCGCGTACCTGGCCATCACGCACATGGTGCCGGTCGAGCGCGCGGTCGATCCCAACCAGATGTACCTGGCGGCCTATGAGTACGTGTTTCCGAACTACGGCTGGGCCGTGGCCGCGACCGCGCTGTTCGTGGTGATTTCGCAACTCAAGATCAACGTCACGAACGCCTACGCCGGCTCGCTGGCCTGGAGCAACTTCTTCTCGCGCGTGGCGCACAGCCACCCGGGGCGCGTGGTCTGGGTGGTGTTCAACGCGCTCATCGCCTTCATGCTGATGGAGATGAACGTGTTCGAGGCGCTGGGCGATGTGCTCGGCCTGTTCGCCAACATCGCCATCGCCTGGATGATGGCGGTGGTGGCCGACCTCGTCATCAACAAGCCGCTGGGCCTTTCGCCGCCGGGCATCGAGTTCAAGCGGGCCCATCTGTGGGATATCAACCCGGTGGGGGTCGGCGCGATGGCGCTGGCTTCGCTGCTTTCCATTACCGCCCACCTCGGCGTTTTCGGGCCGCTGGCGCAGGCGTTTTCGGCGCTCATCGCGCTCGGCACGGCGCTGGTGGTTTCGCCGCTGATTGCCTGGGCCACCGGCGGCAAGTACTACCTGGCGCGGGGTTCGGTGGCCCAGGGCGCGGTGGCTTTCGCGCCGGCCGAGGGTCCGCGTGCCGTCCGGTGGGCGCGCGTCGAGAACGACGTGGACGAGCGCGGCGCCGATGGCAGCTACCAGCGCCTCAAGGTGCAGCACTGCGTGATCTGCGAGCGTGAATACGAAGGGCCCGACATGGCCCATTGCCCGGCCTACCAGGGCGCGATCTGTTCGCTGTGCTGCACGCTCGATGCGCGCTGCGGCGACCTGTGCAAGCCGCATGCGAGCCTCTCGGCGCAGTGGTCGTCGGCGCTGCGCTGGCTGCTGCCGCGCCTCAGCTGGCGTTATCTGGACACGGGGCTCGGGCACTTCCTGCTGCTGATGCTGATCATCGTGCCGGTGCTGGCCGTGGTGTTCGGGGTGCTCTACCAGCAGGAGCTGCGTGCGCTCGGCGAAAGCGCGCTGCAGCTCGCGTCGCGCTCGGAGCTGGCCGAAGCGCTGGCGGGCGTGCAGCGGACGTCGCTGCGCTCGGGCTTTCTCAAGGCGTACATGGCGCTGCTGGTGATTGCGGGCGTCGTGGCCTGGTGGCTGGTACTGGCGCACCAGAGCCGCAAGGTTGCGCAGGAAGAATCGAACCGCCAGACCCATCTGCTGATGCGCGAGATCGAGCTGCACCGTGCGACCGACCGCGCATTGCAGTCGGCCAAGCAGACGGCGGAAGAAGCGCGCGAGGTGGCCGAGCAGGCCAAGCTCGCGGCCGAGCAGGCGCGGCGCGCCGCCGACCAGGCCAACCAGGCCAAGAGCCGCTACATCAGCGCCATCAGCCACGAGCTGCGCACGCCGCTCAACAGCATCCTGGGCTACGCGCAGCTGATGGGCGAAGACCAGTCCGTGCCGCCGCACCGCCAACAGGCGGTGGCGGTGATCAAGCGCGGCGGCGAGCATCTGCTGTCGCTCATCGAGGGCACGCTGGCCATTGCGCACATCGAGGCCGGCAAGCTCACGCTGCACGCCAGGCCGATGCGCTTTGCCGACACGGTGCGCGAACTGGCCGACATGTTCGAGCTGCAGGCGGCCGAGAAGGGGCTGCGGTTCCGCTTCGAGACCGCAGGCACCTTGCCCGAGGTGGTGCGGGCCGACGAGAAGCGGGTGTGCCAGATCCTCATCAACCTGCTGGGCAACGCCATCAAGTTCACGGCCGCGGGCGAAGTCACGCTGCGGCTTTCTTATGCGCGCGAATTCGCCTCGGTCGAAATCGAAGACACCGGGCCGGGCATGACGGCCGAAGACATCGAACGCATCTTCGAGCCCTTCGCGCGCGGCGATGCGGCCGCCTCTTCGACCCCCGGCGCCGGGCTGGGCCTCACCATCGCCAAGATGCTGACCGACCTGATGGGCGGGGAGATGAAGGTGCGCAGCACGCCCGGGGAAGGCTCGCTTTTCCGCGTGCGGCTTTTCCTGCCGCGGGTGCATGAGGCGGTGGGCGCCTCGGGCCGGCCGGCTCCGGTGGAGCAGCGCGCACGGCGCGGCTACGAAGGCCCGCGCCGGCGGCTCCTGGTGGTCGACAACGAAGAAGCCGACCGCGATCTGCTCGGCCACGTGCTGGCGCCGCTCGGGTTCGACCTGCGCACCGCCGCCAGCGGACACGACGCGCTCGACCTCATCGCGGCCGGCCTGCGGCCCGACGCGATGTTCGTCGACCTGGCCATGCCCGGCATCGACGGGTGGGAGACGATTCGCCGTGCGCGCAAGCTGGGACTGGTCGACGCGCAGGTGGCCATCGTCTCGGCCAATGCCTTCGACAAGGGGCTCGACAACGACGTGGGCATTGCGCCCGAAGATTTTTTCGTCAAGCCGGTGCGGCACACGGAGCTGCTCGACTGGCTCGAGCGCCGGCTCGGACTGCAGTGGACCGACGCCCCCGCCAGGCCGGTGCCGCCGCCGGCCACGCCGCGGGCCGTGCAGGCGCCTTCGCTTTCGAGGCTGCGCGCACTCGACGAAGCCGTGAGCCTGGGCTACTTTCGCGGCATCATGAACCAGCTCGACGAAATCGACGCCGAACAGCCCGAATGCACGGCATGGACCGAAACGCAGCGCGTGCTCGCACGCCAGTTCCAGTTCGAAGCCATGAGCCGGGCGCTTGCCGCCGCGGTGAGCGCGGCCTGA
- a CDS encoding response regulator transcription factor, whose amino-acid sequence METTSLAKTLREQGANSDLVLIVDDVPDNLAVLHDALDESGYTVLIATNGEQALQRAAQARPDIVLLDAMMPGIDGFEVARRLKADAATAHIPIVFMTGLTETEHLVAALEAGGVDYVTKPIKPKEVLARMNVHLQGARRARQDARQAGQARNALDAFGYASITVRLPEGKLIWQTALARDLLARYCDTRAPETPPAVLEWLRRHAPDARQSGVEPPALSIVQGASSLSLRLHRQTGQDDDGDEWMIVMREVSDTAVIEAMSLSLKLTAREAEVLYWVVKGKTNKDIGEILGSSPATAKKHLERVYVKLGVETRTAAAGVAIKRIRELQPQFEI is encoded by the coding sequence ATGGAAACCACATCGCTTGCGAAAACGTTGCGCGAACAAGGCGCCAACAGCGACCTGGTGCTGATCGTCGACGACGTGCCCGACAACCTCGCGGTGCTGCACGACGCGCTCGACGAGTCGGGCTATACCGTGCTCATTGCCACCAACGGCGAGCAGGCGCTGCAGCGCGCCGCGCAGGCGCGCCCCGACATCGTGCTGCTCGACGCGATGATGCCGGGCATCGACGGCTTCGAAGTGGCGCGCCGGCTCAAGGCCGATGCCGCGACCGCGCACATTCCCATCGTGTTCATGACCGGCCTCACCGAGACCGAGCACCTGGTGGCGGCGCTGGAAGCGGGCGGCGTCGACTACGTCACCAAGCCGATCAAGCCCAAGGAAGTGCTGGCCCGTATGAACGTGCACCTGCAGGGCGCCCGCCGCGCCCGGCAGGACGCGCGCCAAGCCGGCCAGGCGCGCAACGCGCTCGATGCCTTCGGCTATGCCAGCATCACCGTGCGCCTCCCCGAAGGCAAGCTGATCTGGCAGACGGCGCTCGCGCGCGACCTGCTGGCGCGCTACTGCGATACCCGTGCGCCCGAAACGCCGCCCGCGGTGCTCGAATGGCTGCGGCGCCATGCGCCCGATGCCAGGCAGAGCGGTGTCGAACCGCCGGCGCTTTCCATCGTGCAAGGCGCAAGCAGCCTGAGTTTGCGCCTGCATCGGCAAACAGGCCAGGACGACGATGGCGACGAATGGATGATCGTCATGCGCGAGGTCTCGGACACGGCGGTGATCGAGGCCATGAGCCTGAGCCTCAAGCTCACGGCGCGCGAGGCCGAGGTGCTCTACTGGGTGGTCAAAGGCAAGACCAACAAGGACATCGGCGAAATTCTCGGCAGCAGCCCCGCCACGGCCAAGAAGCACCTGGAGCGGGTGTACGTGAAGCTCGGCGTCGAAACCCGCACCGCGGCAGCAGGCGTGGCCATCAAGCGCATCCGCGAGCTGCAGCCGCAGTTCGAGATCTGA
- the secA gene encoding preprotein translocase subunit SecA, whose product MATNFLTQIFGSRNDRLLKQYRKTVERINALEPEFEKLSDDGLRAKTLEFKERIAKGETLDALLPEAFATVREGSKRVMKMRHFDVQLLGGMALHNGKIAEMRTGEGKTLTATLPVYLNALSGNGVHVVTVNDYLANRDAQWMGRLYNFLGLTVGINLPQMPREEKQQAYASDITYGTNNEYGFDYLRDNMVYEPGDRVQRSLNYAIVDEVDSILIDEARTPLIISGQAEDHTDLYLAINKVVPLLVKQEGEADPRTGEGVTVPGDFTVDEKTHQVFLTEDGHEKAEQLLSEFKLLPEGASLYDPANITLMHHLNAALRARHLYHRDQHYVVQQGEVVIVDEFTGRLMTGRRWSDGLHQAVEAKEGVQIQAENQTLASITFQNYFRLYGKLAGMTGTADTEAYEFQEIYGLETMIIPPNRVSKREDQLDRVYKTTREKYEAAIQDIRECYERGQPVLVGTSSIENSEIIDGLLTKAGLPHQVLNAKQHAREADIVAQAGRTKMITIATNMAGRGTDIVLGGNIEKMVEAVENDESLDAAAKEAEVARIRAEWTKDHEFVKSLGGLRIIATERHESRRIDNQLRGRSGRQGDPGSSRFYLSLDDPLMRIFAGDRVKAIMDRLKMPDGEAIEAGIVTRSIESAQRKVEARNFDIRKQLLEYDDVSNDQRKVIYQQRNDILDAADLTAQIAALREGCFMDLVRQYVPAESVEEQWDLAGLEKSLSNEWGIDNLPLKKEVEAAEAVSDEDIVEKVVKAANDTFDAKVALIGQENFTQFERMVLLQSIDTHWREHLASLDYLRQGIHLRGYAQKQPKQEYKREAFELFGQLLDSVKNEVTRQLMTVRVQSGEQLEQAADALESRGENVSNITYSAPTETGEVEVRLDEENQRRIAAAGLGLGTLSAEAAAFARVGRNDPCPCGSGKKYKQCHGKLS is encoded by the coding sequence ATGGCAACCAACTTCCTGACCCAGATTTTCGGCAGTCGCAACGACCGGCTCCTCAAGCAGTATCGCAAGACGGTGGAGCGCATCAATGCGCTCGAACCCGAGTTCGAGAAGCTCAGCGACGATGGGCTGCGCGCCAAGACGCTGGAGTTCAAGGAGCGCATCGCCAAGGGCGAAACCCTCGATGCCCTGCTGCCCGAAGCTTTTGCCACCGTGCGCGAGGGCTCCAAGCGCGTCATGAAGATGCGCCATTTCGACGTGCAGCTGCTCGGCGGTATGGCGCTTCACAACGGGAAGATCGCCGAAATGCGCACCGGCGAAGGCAAGACGCTGACCGCCACGCTGCCGGTGTATTTGAATGCGCTGTCGGGCAACGGCGTGCACGTGGTCACGGTGAACGACTACCTCGCCAACCGCGACGCCCAATGGATGGGGCGCCTGTACAACTTCCTGGGTCTCACGGTGGGCATCAACCTGCCGCAAATGCCGCGCGAGGAAAAGCAGCAGGCCTACGCCAGCGACATCACGTACGGCACCAACAACGAGTACGGCTTCGACTACCTGCGCGACAACATGGTGTACGAGCCCGGCGACCGGGTTCAGCGCAGCCTGAACTACGCCATCGTCGACGAGGTGGACTCCATCCTGATCGACGAGGCCCGCACGCCGCTGATCATCAGCGGCCAGGCCGAAGACCACACCGACCTCTACCTGGCCATCAACAAGGTGGTGCCGCTGCTCGTCAAGCAGGAAGGCGAGGCCGATCCGCGCACAGGCGAAGGCGTCACCGTGCCGGGCGACTTCACGGTCGACGAAAAGACGCACCAGGTGTTCCTGACCGAAGACGGGCACGAAAAGGCCGAGCAACTGCTGAGCGAATTCAAGCTGCTGCCCGAAGGCGCTTCGCTCTACGACCCGGCCAACATCACGTTGATGCACCACCTGAACGCCGCGCTGCGCGCACGGCACCTGTACCACCGCGACCAGCATTACGTGGTGCAGCAGGGCGAAGTGGTCATCGTGGACGAATTCACCGGCCGCCTGATGACCGGCCGGCGCTGGAGCGACGGCCTGCACCAGGCCGTGGAAGCCAAGGAAGGCGTGCAGATCCAGGCCGAGAACCAGACGCTCGCCTCCATCACCTTCCAGAACTACTTCCGCCTGTACGGCAAGCTGGCCGGCATGACCGGCACCGCCGACACCGAAGCCTACGAGTTCCAGGAGATCTATGGTCTGGAGACCATGATCATTCCGCCGAACCGCGTCAGCAAGCGCGAGGACCAGCTCGACCGCGTCTACAAGACGACGCGCGAGAAGTACGAGGCGGCGATCCAGGACATCCGCGAGTGCTACGAGCGCGGCCAGCCGGTGCTGGTGGGCACCTCGTCGATCGAGAACTCCGAAATCATCGACGGCCTGCTCACCAAGGCAGGCCTGCCGCACCAGGTGCTCAACGCCAAGCAGCATGCGCGCGAAGCCGACATCGTGGCGCAGGCCGGCCGCACGAAGATGATCACCATCGCGACCAACATGGCCGGGCGCGGTACCGACATCGTGCTGGGCGGCAATATCGAGAAGATGGTCGAAGCGGTCGAAAACGACGAGTCGCTCGACGCGGCCGCAAAAGAGGCCGAGGTGGCGCGCATCCGCGCCGAATGGACCAAGGACCACGAGTTCGTCAAGTCGCTGGGCGGCCTGCGCATCATCGCGACCGAGCGCCACGAGTCGCGCCGCATCGACAACCAGCTGCGCGGCCGTTCGGGCCGCCAGGGCGATCCGGGTTCCTCGCGCTTCTACCTGAGCCTGGACGATCCGCTGATGCGCATCTTCGCGGGCGACCGCGTGAAGGCGATCATGGACCGCCTCAAGATGCCCGACGGCGAAGCCATCGAAGCCGGCATCGTCACGCGCAGCATCGAAAGCGCGCAGCGCAAGGTCGAGGCGCGCAACTTCGACATCCGCAAGCAGCTGCTCGAATACGACGACGTGTCGAACGACCAGCGCAAGGTGATCTACCAGCAGCGCAACGACATCCTCGACGCGGCCGACCTCACGGCGCAGATCGCGGCGCTGCGCGAAGGCTGCTTCATGGACCTGGTGCGGCAGTACGTGCCGGCCGAATCGGTCGAGGAGCAATGGGACCTGGCCGGGCTCGAGAAGAGCCTCTCCAACGAGTGGGGCATCGACAACCTGCCCCTGAAGAAGGAAGTCGAGGCGGCCGAGGCCGTGAGCGACGAAGACATCGTCGAAAAGGTGGTGAAGGCCGCCAACGACACCTTCGATGCCAAGGTGGCGCTGATCGGCCAGGAGAACTTCACGCAGTTCGAACGCATGGTGCTGCTGCAGAGCATCGACACGCACTGGCGCGAGCACCTGGCTTCGCTCGACTACCTGCGCCAGGGCATTCACCTGCGCGGCTATGCGCAGAAGCAGCCCAAGCAGGAATACAAGCGCGAGGCTTTCGAACTCTTCGGCCAGCTGCTCGACTCGGTCAAGAACGAAGTCACACGCCAGCTCATGACGGTGCGCGTGCAGTCGGGCGAGCAGCTCGAACAAGCCGCAGATGCGCTCGAGAGCCGCGGCGAGAACGTGTCGAACATCACCTACAGCGCGCCGACCGAAACCGGCGAAGTCGAGGTGCGCCTCGATGAGGAAAACCAGCGCCGCATCGCGGCCGCGGGATTGGGGCTCGGCACGCTCAGCGCCGAAGCGGCTGCCTTTGCGCGCGTCGGCCGCAACGACCCGTGCCCTTGCGGCAGTGGCAAGAAGTACAAGCAGTGCCACGGCAAGCTCAGCTGA
- the argJ gene encoding bifunctional glutamate N-acetyltransferase/amino-acid acetyltransferase ArgJ — protein sequence MPVNLSAPDPAALFAVPGVRIGVAEAGVRKANRKDLTVVLIDEGSAVGGVFTQNRFCAAPVQVCRDHLAANYGIRAMVINTGNANAGTGEDGLMRTRSTCIALARHLEIAPEQILPFSTGVIMEPLPVDRIEAGLPAALSDASENHWARAAEGIMTTDTIPKAFSQQAQVGGATVTVTGISKGAGMIRPNMATMLGFMATDAKIDPSLIQPLARRLADASFNRVTIDGDTSTNDSFVVIATQKAAHATITSLESAEGQALVAAMQNVARQLAQAIVRDGEGATKFITIQVEGGRDAAECKQVAYAVAHSPLVKTAFFASDPNLGRILAAVGYAGIADLDQTGIDLFLDDVHVAVKGGRNPSYREEDGQRVMKQSEITVRIGLGRGNASETVWTCDLSHDYVTINADYRS from the coding sequence ATGCCCGTGAACCTGTCCGCCCCTGATCCTGCCGCCCTGTTCGCGGTGCCCGGCGTCCGCATCGGCGTGGCCGAAGCGGGCGTGCGCAAGGCCAACCGCAAGGACTTGACGGTCGTGCTGATCGACGAAGGCTCGGCGGTCGGCGGGGTGTTCACCCAGAACCGCTTCTGCGCGGCGCCAGTGCAGGTCTGCCGCGACCACCTGGCGGCCAACTACGGCATTCGCGCGATGGTCATCAACACCGGCAACGCCAACGCCGGCACGGGCGAAGACGGCCTGATGCGCACGCGCTCCACCTGCATTGCACTGGCGCGCCACCTCGAGATTGCGCCCGAGCAGATCCTGCCGTTCTCGACGGGCGTGATCATGGAGCCGCTGCCGGTGGACCGCATCGAGGCCGGCCTGCCTGCCGCGCTCTCCGATGCCTCGGAGAACCACTGGGCGCGTGCGGCCGAAGGCATCATGACCACCGACACGATCCCCAAGGCCTTCAGCCAGCAGGCTCAGGTCGGCGGCGCCACTGTTACCGTCACCGGCATCAGCAAGGGCGCCGGCATGATCCGGCCGAACATGGCGACCATGCTCGGCTTCATGGCCACCGACGCCAAGATCGACCCGTCGCTGATCCAGCCGCTGGCCAGGCGCTTGGCCGACGCTTCGTTCAACCGCGTGACGATCGACGGCGACACCTCGACCAACGATTCCTTCGTGGTCATCGCCACGCAGAAGGCCGCGCACGCGACCATCACCTCGCTGGAATCCGCCGAGGGCCAGGCGCTCGTGGCTGCGATGCAGAACGTGGCGCGCCAGCTGGCGCAAGCCATCGTGCGCGACGGCGAAGGCGCGACCAAGTTCATCACCATCCAGGTCGAAGGCGGCCGCGATGCGGCCGAGTGCAAGCAGGTGGCCTATGCGGTGGCGCATTCGCCGCTGGTCAAGACCGCGTTCTTCGCGAGCGACCCGAACCTGGGCCGCATCCTGGCGGCCGTCGGCTACGCGGGCATTGCCGACCTCGACCAGACCGGCATCGACTTGTTCCTGGACGACGTGCATGTGGCGGTCAAGGGCGGGCGCAATCCGTCGTACCGCGAGGAAGACGGGCAGCGCGTGATGAAGCAGAGCGAAATCACTGTGCGCATCGGGCTGGGCCGCGGCAACGCCAGCGAGACCGTGTGGACCTGCGACCTGAGCCACGACTACGTGACCATCAACGCCGACTACAGGTCATGA
- a CDS encoding ATP-binding protein — translation MNEQFQRLIERAEQLIGRIESILPQPLAAPADWNASIAWRYRRRSSGHGVLEPVKHVASMALDSLKEIDLQKEKIERNTRQFVEGKPANNVLLTGARGTGKSSLIRACLQAYAPQGLRLIEVDKAELTDLPDIVEVVSQRPEKFIVFSDDLSFDEGEPGYKALKSILDGSIAAATPNVLIYATSNRRHLLPEYMKDNLSYTHTEDGEVHPGEVIEEKISLSERFGLWVSFYPFSQNEYLAIVAQWLSSFGVSEAAIEAARPEALVWALERGSRSGRVAYQFARDYAGRASA, via the coding sequence ATGAATGAGCAGTTCCAGAGGCTGATCGAGCGCGCCGAGCAGCTGATCGGCCGCATCGAATCGATCCTGCCGCAGCCGCTGGCTGCACCCGCCGACTGGAATGCGTCGATCGCATGGCGTTATCGCCGCCGCAGTTCAGGCCACGGCGTGCTCGAGCCGGTGAAGCATGTGGCTTCGATGGCGCTCGATTCGCTCAAGGAAATCGACCTCCAGAAGGAGAAGATCGAACGCAACACGCGCCAGTTCGTCGAAGGCAAGCCCGCCAACAACGTGCTGCTGACCGGTGCGCGCGGCACGGGCAAGTCGTCGCTCATTCGGGCCTGCCTGCAAGCCTATGCGCCGCAGGGGCTGCGCCTGATCGAAGTCGACAAGGCCGAACTGACCGACCTGCCGGACATCGTCGAGGTGGTGTCGCAGCGGCCTGAAAAATTCATCGTGTTCAGCGACGACCTGAGCTTCGACGAGGGCGAGCCGGGCTACAAGGCGCTGAAGTCGATTCTCGATGGCTCGATTGCGGCGGCCACGCCCAACGTGCTGATCTACGCGACCAGCAATCGGCGCCACCTGTTGCCCGAATACATGAAGGACAACCTGTCGTACACCCACACCGAGGACGGCGAAGTGCACCCCGGCGAAGTGATCGAAGAAAAGATCTCGCTGTCGGAGCGCTTCGGTCTGTGGGTGAGCTTCTATCCCTTCAGCCAGAACGAATACCTGGCCATCGTCGCGCAGTGGCTCTCGTCCTTCGGCGTCAGCGAGGCCGCCATCGAGGCGGCGCGGCCCGAGGCGCTGGTCTGGGCCCTCGAGCGCGGTTCGCGCAGCGGCCGCGTGGCCTACCAGTTCGCGCGCGACTATGCCGGGCGGGCCAGCGCATGA